The Gossypium hirsutum isolate 1008001.06 chromosome A03, Gossypium_hirsutum_v2.1, whole genome shotgun sequence genome contains the following window.
TCATAGCAGTTTCCTATTTGAGCTTAACTCGCAAGTTTAAATTTATTCTCATAATCCTCTCAATCGCTGAATGTAGAAAACTTACTCTACTATTTCATTACTCGTTTTATGAACTGTTATTGATTTTAGGGGAAGCCTTGATAGTATTTGCAGCAAGAAGACTGTAATGGCAGTCGCAATCAGTTTACTACTAGTGGCTTCATTGCTTGGTTCATCCTGTGGTTGTCATTTTCCAGCTATTTACAACTTGGGGGATTCAAATTCCGACACCGGAAGTGTCTCCGCAACATTCGGTCGGGTTCCCTGGCCTTGCGGTGAGTCCTTTTTTGGTAAACCTGCTGGTCGGTATTCTGATGGGCGTCTCATAATTGATTTTATAGGTAAAAGTGGCTCGATTCGCTTGGCATAGATGGTTTGCGAacctttatttgtttgttttcacACCTCCATAGATGAGATGATCTCTTCAAGCCCGTTTCTTCTAAGCAAGAAGACCTGAGAGACTTATTTTGTTATCAATCTGTGCACAGCTAATGAGTTGAAATTGCCATTCTTGAGTGCGTACCTTGATGCAATCGATTCAAACTTCAGACATGGAGCGAATTTTGCAGCAAGTGGATCGACGATTCAACCAGCCAATAACAAATTATTTGGTACTGGTTTTAACCCCTTATCTCTTGTTATACAGCTCTTGCAGTTCCAACAACTTAAAGAGCGCACCAATGAGCTTTATGATCAAGGTTCGATATGCATACTTTGTAGACTGCTCCATAAACTGATATGCAAAAGGTTTATATCTGTCATGAAGGGGGATGACTAATATAGTTCTTGCTTGTTTTTCAGCCAAGAATCCAGATATTACAGATAGGCTCCCTAGGCCAGAGGAGTTTTCAAAGTCCCTTTACATATTAGATTGTGGACAAAATGATCTGCATTATGGCATTATAACGAGTACAGAGGATCAGGTTAAGGCATTCATTCCCACTATAATCAATCAGTTTGCTGCAGCAGTAGAGGTATTTCTCATGCTACTTGTACAATTGTGATGATCCGCTTCGGTTTAGATGACATTGAGTTGAAAGTCGCGATTTTCTGCATTTTCAGAAGCTGTTTCAACAAGGAGCAAGAGTGTTTTGGATACATAATACAGGTCCCATTGGCTGCTTGCCTACTGTCATCATAAATTTCCCTCCAAAGCCTGGGAATGTGGACCAAGCAGGCTGCATTAAGTCCTACAACGAGTTGGCTCAAGAATTCAACAAGCAGCTTAAAGACACAGTTTCTCAACTTAAGGCCAAGCTCCCTGGTGCAAGGCTTATATATGTCGATATCTACTCGGCTAAATTTTCTCTAATTAGTGAAGCCAATAAATATGGTATGTCTTTTTACCCTGTTATTTGATCCCCATTAGGACCCTAAGTTCCGTAACACCGTGGATAGAATATACTGACGTACATACTTGAATTGGTGATTGCAGGCTTTGTTGATCCTTTTGTTAACTGTTGCGGTGACCATCATGTGGAATGTGGGAAGACGGCAGTGGTGAATGGTACTGAAATCTTTGGGGCTTCATGCAGTGATCCTTCGAAACATATTAGTTGGGATGGCATTCATTATACTGAAGCTGCAAACTATTGGGTGGTCAATAGGATTTTGGATGGCTCTCTCTCAGATCCCCCTCTTCCTATTACCAAAGCTTGTTATAACCTCACATATCCTGTCCTGTATCAAAGAATAAACCTCATTTAtgtaataataacaaaataaattcgATTATTTATACTATTCACAAACtagttaaaaaaatttccattgaATTCACAGACTACTCGAATCAAACATTGAAATATTCAAATTGGATTCGCTCCTTTAAGCTTAGCTCCACAATGAAACTTGAGAAGAAATTCAAGGGAACTGCTGTATTTTAATCAGTCCTGATATCGGTAGGCACTGGAGTAATCTTCAAGTAGTAgctaacaataaaataataagcaacgtTTGAGTTTGAGGTTGTTATGAATTAGGTAATGCACGCTTGTCGATTCCATTACCATAATATTCATACAAGATCCACTTCAAATTTCGGATTTGCAAGAAAAAGGTTAAGTTCCACTCGCCAAGTACGGTCAACGCGTCAAATATCTGCTAGTCGTCAACCTGCTTGATAAAAGATCTGAAAGAATCAGTATGGAAGGGCAAAGGCCCAGTTTTAGTAATGGTATCATTGGGAGATGGAAGACTGCTTGGGCTTCAAGAAACAGCTGAAAACTTTTACAATAGCAGCTTTCTTTGCCGTCGCTTTCTCTCTTTTCATACTTAGTGGAAGGCAAAGGAATCTCGGTGGATCCGGTTCTTGTGATTTTCCTGTTGTATTCAACTTTGGGGATTCCAATTCTGATACGGGTGGAAAGTCTGCTGCTTTCCACCGAATTCCTTTGCCTAATGGCAATACTTTCTTCCAAAAGCCATCTGGGAGATATTGCAATGGAGAACTTATTATTGATTTTATTGGTCAGTCTTTTTATTCTTTCTGATATTCATGAAAATTTCTGATCTTTTTAGATGCATCCGTACGAAAGACTTATCTGTTCGCCACTGGTTATggttttcttttaattcactGGTTTTCTATATCTATCCGCTAAAGGTTAGAATTTGAGGCTTTCCATCGATTTAAAAGTTTAAACTTGGGTTTTTTATTGTGGTTTTCTGTTTTAGGGATTAAGATGGGATTTGCCTCTATACTATCAGTCAATGTTGAATGTTGCTGTCATATATTAATTTCATTGAAGCTTTTCACTTTGCTTAATTCTTGAACATAGATACCAGAATTGACAGAAATCTATTATTTGAACTTAATAAACTATTCAATGAGCTAATTCTGAAACACAGTGGCAAAACTCAATTTTGAGTGAAAATATAGTGATAAATTTCATGTTAATCCTGTTTTATAAGTGATCTGCTGACTGCTGAGTAGTTTACAGTCTCTACTTTATAAGATTGATCTTGACCAGGGATTCAAATAGCGGGACGATATCAgaatagcggccgttatatagcggtagcggCACCGTCCGAAACCGCTTTTGCTGAAAATAGCGGTGTGAAGCGGAGTCACGCCAATAGCGGTGGGTCGCGGCCGCAACTTAACGGGTAACGGCCAATTGCGGCAATAACGGGCTGCTATTCCCGTTATTTTCCGTtactgtaaatttttttaaaaaaaagtcattcCCTCAAACAAAAATCGACAGAAACAGTGAAAAACAAAAGGGAATATATTCCCCCACCTGCAAAGTGCAAAATCAGAGAgctttcaataaaaaaaagtaaaaagaagtcaaagaaacaaaaaaagtaatcaaaactcaaaaccaatagaaaaagaaatatgaaattctGTTTCTTATATATGGGCAAACAACAAGCAGCAGATGAAAGCAAGGAGCCGAGCCAACTGCCGAGGACTTGAATCTGAAAAGCAAACCCATCTATTTCCTCTTCGAAGTACTTCTAGGTTTCTTCCAGTTCTTTCTCAGCCCTTCTAAGTTCTAAGCCAGTATTCCTTTACCTGGTTTTTCACACTTTCAAGTTTCAACAGCAGTAGAGATTCGGCCATTTTTGTTGATAGTCTGATGAGTTGGAGGCTTGGAGCCTTGGAGGCTACTGGTTAGGGTTAGGGAATAGAAAGAAtcgtttcattttcttttaatttttctgtttttgtttttgtttgtggCTTTATTGGCAATTGGCATGCTGctctgttttgtttcttctttgactcTTGTTTTACTCATTAATTAGGGGCAGCCACCGTCCATTTTAACCACTAGAAAATAGGCATGTAAATTGTGCTTTTATCCACCTATCCATTGTTAAAATTTgtcttaaaataattatttggaaatttctttattaaatttaaatatatatatataaatttctggACACAATTTTTAATATGACATGGACTTCATATATAAAGTTGTGTtctcatatcatattaataaagATTTATAAGTGCTAGAAAACATTctaaaatcattaaaagtgaatttttataattataattataattactatgttttacaataagttgtgcgaatttgaaaaaaaatcacgatcgcgatacccgcagtgaccgcaatagcgtccgttatgtccgcgaccgcgacaaacgcgacgcgaccgaaaacgcgaccgcgaccgcaatttaaatccctgatcTTGACTACTTCGTTTCTAAGAGATTCTCTTGCGTTTTGAGATGAATCACCCATTAAGGTTCCATTTATTCAAGTTTTCAGACTGAAACTGAATGTACACTGTTTCTCTCTTCTACTAAACTCGGTTATTGTACCTTGCAGCTGAGAAACTGGGACTGCCACATTTGAGTGCGTATCTGGACTCAATTGATACAAATTTTCGACATGGAGCTAATTTTGCTACGGGAGGGTCTACAATTCAACGACTTGATGCTAGAATGTTTAAGATAGGGTATAGCCCCATCTCTCTTGACATACAACTATCACAGTTTGAACAGTTCAAAGAGCGAATAAATGAGCTATATAAAGAAGGTTAGaaacaattcaaaaattaaggcaaaAGTACTGTAAAttctaaactattaataatactcAAAACATTTTGGCATGGATTTTTTTTTCAGGTGTGAGTTCAAACATTAAAAGCAAGCTTCCAAGACCAGAGGACTTCTCACAAGCACTTTACACAGTTGATATTGGGCAAAATGATCTTGACTGTGCATTGAAGTCAATGACAGAGAAACAGGCTATAGAATCAGTTCCAGGAATTATTAACCAGTTTGCTCAGGCTGTTAAGGTAACTAAGATGTTATGCTTACACAATATATCAGTCTTCAGTTTCTTAGAGTAGGGGATTGTTTTGGAAAATACCGTATCTATGATTTTTGCACATGATACTCCATGCTTGAAGCTTACTTTAAGCATAAATGAACGGTCTAATACTAAGTATTAGCTTTCTCCATGTGGTTCCTTTTGTTGGTTCCGATAATTAgcacaaataaataaatggtgcTACTGTAAGTAGCATTTTGATGCTTTGAAATAATAGACATCCAAGCGGAAAGGAAATATATTGGCACCAGATATCCTTTTACATTTATTATTTCCCTAGGAAGAACTGGAAATAGCTTTACTTATTTGTATATTATTGCATTTCCATGATACGACTGGACAAGGGGAAAACTCTTGAGAACTGAtattactgcaacttcaggatcTTATTAGCCAAAACCAAGGACCAGTGTTTTCCTTCCCTGCAGGAACAATCATAATTTACCAGGAAACTTTACAGATTCTAAAATCTAGAaggatttaaaaaatgaattgctTCTCCATCATGTTGGCCAAAAGGGGTTCTGCAGTTTGTGAAGTCTATTAACTGAAACGTAAGAAAGGGAAAGAAGCAGTTTTGACAATTGGCTTCAATATAGTCCATGTAGCTCAGCATATACTAATAAGAACAACATAATATAAATTCCCTTTGAATCTCTTATATCGCAATTGGGTTAACAAATGTGAATAAcgtaaatcttaaattttatgttttaactcTATTTTTGTTTATCTTTTCCTTTTCAGCGGCTACATAATCAAGGAGCAAGAACATTTTGGATACACAACACAGGTCCAATAGGCTGTTTGCCCTTTGAGGTTCTGGATTATCCTCAGCAACATGAAAATGTGGATCAAAATGGTTGCTTAAGGTCTCTTAATGAGATTGCTCATGAATTTAACAGGCAGCTTAAAGATAGTGTTATCCAACTTAGGATGCAATTCCCAGATGCAGCACTGACTTATGTTGATATTTACTTGGCTAAATATTCTTTAATTTCTGATGCAAAGCACCACGGTAAGCTTAGTTGCCTAATCATTTTGTTTCCACaaccaaaattaataaaagattatAAACCTCTATTAGAAACTGCAAAAACTGCAACTTTCTATAATGAGCTTCACATGTCATTCTGTGTTATACATTTAACACCGTTCCTTTGTTGCAGGATTTGTAAACCCCCTTGGATATTGCTGTGGGCATCACCGGGATAATCTGTGCTGGAGGAAGAAAACATCAAATGGAACTGAAATTTCAGCGACTCCATGCAGCAACCCTTCAGCTTATATAAGTTGGGATGGCATTCATTATTCCCATGCTGCAAATTTGTGGGTAGCTAACAAGGTTCTTGATGGATTGGTTTCAGACCCTCCAACTCCCATTACTGAAGCATGCCACAGGTCTCTTAATTTGTAATTTGTAAGCCCAATGCAGCAGTTTAGGTCTCAATAACCTGCAACATGGAAGTTACCAACTGTTGAATGATGGCCAACTATGCTGGTTCATTTAGTTCCATTGTAATTCAGTTCTAAACCAATGTATTTTGTTTATGCACTGATATGTTAGGTGCTGATTGACATGTTTTAGTTTATGTACAAGTTATGTTTTTTAAGTTTCAAGATAGATAGTGGTAGTAGTTAAGTATTTGGTAGTTTTTTTGACTTTAAGATGTAATGTTTTCCGATGAAAGATGTGTGAGCTTCTTTGCATCTGTTTATCTTTCTTGTTCCCTCTGTTTTTACTCTCCCTGAACACCGACAATTGGTATTGAGAGCTGCTATCTTTGAGGGctttttgttttccttctttGTGTTTTCTTGTGTTGAAAGAAagtttttgttttctcttgttgTTGTTACAATGTCATTAGAAAGCTTCTCACCACCTCCACCTCCTATCTTTGCTAGGGAAAACTATCACATTTGGGTAGTGAAGATGAAGACTCACCTCCGGGCTTATGACATTTGGGATGTGTTCGAGTCAAACAGGAAGCCAATCCAACAATAGCTCAAATCAGGTAGCATCATCGCATCGTCGTGACAAGAAGAAGCTCCTCGTCACGACGACAAGTGCTTTCCCGGCTTTGGTAGCTTTATTGTGCTATTGGGCTCCCATGTCTCGTGGCTCGATCATCATCCATTGTATTCTTGGACCTGAATTGGCATCCTACACACTTAAGTAGCCTATTAATCCCTCACGAGGCCTGAGCCGGCCTTACGGGTCATcaaaatggtagaaaatgagtaaaaacatttattttattaacttttagttCCTAACTTACTAATACTGAAAAtgcaataattaattataaaagtgCTAGAAAACAAGCTCATCAAGTGCAGAAATGACCTAAAATAATTACTACATTTGATGTCAAGTCACTTCATTAactcattgaaaccagaaatgaactgcgtgtttgaatagaaataaacagaatgaatagaaaagatgaatgggaaacattcaggaatgattatgattttttccccaaatggaaaaatgaaatcatttggaaaaaaATGTAGgttttcaaaatgaaaatgaaaatgattcatttgcaattgtatatggattacttaaaaataatcCGAAGAATGAATTAATGTTTTTTGAGctgttttgaagctcaaaaatgaaaataaatcactcggtcatagtgaacatgttgatttgtgaaatattaaacatattttctcaaaattttaccaaaggtaaaattgtcaaaattttattggGGGTAAAATAGAgatgagaaaattgtttaatatagaatattaaaattttaatccaacTGAATCGGGTTGGATTGCATTACAAAATACTGAGTTAAAAAGCCTAGAAATTACTCGTAATTGAACCGATGTAAGAGAGACCCCAAACCCCTTTATAGCATAAAGTG
Protein-coding sequences here:
- the LOC107886529 gene encoding GDSL esterase/lipase At5g14450; translation: MAVAISLLLVASLLGSSCGCHFPAIYNLGDSNSDTGSVSATFGRVPWPCGESFFGKPAGRYSDGRLIIDFIANELKLPFLSAYLDAIDSNFRHGANFAASGSTIQPANNKLFGTGFNPLSLVIQLLQFQQLKERTNELYDQAKNPDITDRLPRPEEFSKSLYILDCGQNDLHYGIITSTEDQVKAFIPTIINQFAAAVEKLFQQGARVFWIHNTGPIGCLPTVIINFPPKPGNVDQAGCIKSYNELAQEFNKQLKDTVSQLKAKLPGARLIYVDIYSAKFSLISEANKYGFVDPFVNCCGDHHVECGKTAVVNGTEIFGASCSDPSKHISWDGIHYTEAANYWVVNRILDGSLSDPPLPITKACYNLTYPVLYQRINLIYVIITK
- the LOC107886528 gene encoding GDSL esterase/lipase At5g14450 codes for the protein MEDCLGFKKQLKTFTIAAFFAVAFSLFILSGRQRNLGGSGSCDFPVVFNFGDSNSDTGGKSAAFHRIPLPNGNTFFQKPSGRYCNGELIIDFIAEKLGLPHLSAYLDSIDTNFRHGANFATGGSTIQRLDARMFKIGYSPISLDIQLSQFEQFKERINELYKEGVSSNIKSKLPRPEDFSQALYTVDIGQNDLDCALKSMTEKQAIESVPGIINQFAQAVKRLHNQGARTFWIHNTGPIGCLPFEVLDYPQQHENVDQNGCLRSLNEIAHEFNRQLKDSVIQLRMQFPDAALTYVDIYLAKYSLISDAKHHGFVNPLGYCCGHHRDNLCWRKKTSNGTEISATPCSNPSAYISWDGIHYSHAANLWVANKVLDGLVSDPPTPITEACHRSLNL